Proteins from a single region of Pungitius pungitius chromosome 4, fPunPun2.1, whole genome shotgun sequence:
- the mical2a gene encoding F-actin-monooxygenase MICAL2 isoform X1, with protein MGKAEEETDNVGKLFEDFVQASTCKGALQAFNVLCRKLDIDPAENDTFYSSLKAKVTSWKAKALWSKLDKRTSHKEYKKGQACAGTKCLIIGGGPCGLRTAIELALLGAKVVVIEKRDSFSRNNVLHLWPYTIHDLRGLGAKKFYGKFCAGAIDHISIQKLQCVLLKIALIVAVEFHINVEFVKLLEPPEDQENEGLGWRAAIRPADHPVANFEFDVVVGADGRRNTLEGFKRKEFRGKLAIAITANFINRNTTAEAKVEEISGVAFIFNQKFFLDLKEETGIDLENIVYYRDNTHYFVMTAKKQSLLDKGVVINDYVDTQMLLSSENVNQEALLCYAREAADFGTNYQLPTLDFAMNHCGQPDAAMFDFTNMYASENAALVRERFGHKLLVALVGDSLLEPFWPMGTGCARGFLAAFDTAWMVNSWAQGRTALEVLAERESIYRLLPQTTPENIAKNFDQYTIDPGTRYPNLNSACVRPHQVRHLFISKELNPCSLERAATIRRPVNLCRQKSEIRPARLLTWCQKQTEGYRNVMITDLTSSWKSGIALCALIHRFKPQLIDFYSLKEEDHSINLQLAFDISEREFGIRSFTSVKEQGADQELDKTEMITYLSKFYELLRGTPLPASGSRDVDENNEDYPSKEVRSNNKGLNLALPRKRVPKDEEKSDGADPIYKRRRKFCSYLEEATNLSSNGPAVQEEGGPKENRVRSMANQLLAKFESTPNYSVRRTQLEDSISKEAARLVRLPSKTRPKSPLQPESQHPFSLVRLRHVDRTHTEAKPEPQPESADPPASSSPSCQSAIHFMSRVLRRLREVDEHVSEKKAQTQQAREFHSKSIKDKAVHLSGLFSSESSAALEGSSVRRAFPPSGDKCHSCARRVYMVERVCAEGLYFHRECFRCSTCSSALRQGAHAFDSEQGQLYCKLHFDQRKNGTNLQRTFSLRSNRSGAGAQERCVDDGQGSESSGTADPPSGSSAGIFSSFVRKQLSRPLSAIRAVCNAPCYLSRRVRSAARALAGHLRHNGHDYAFLYELLSVGLPLLLVLHEVLLQMNTEAVPDGPSSLQPLLLLLQEHLGQRLI; from the exons ATGGGAAAGGCCGAGGAGGAGACGGATAACGTGGGGAAACTGTTTGAGGACTTTGTTCAGGCCTCGACCTGTAAGGGGGCCCTTCAGGCCTTCAACGTCCTCTGTAGGAAGCTGGACATCGATCCTGCGGAGAATGACACCTTCTACAGCAGTCTGAAGGCGAAGGTCACCTCCTGGAAGGCCAAAGCTCTGTGGAGTAAACTGGACAAGAGGACGTCCCACAAGGAGTACAAGAAAGGCCAAGCATGTGCGGGCACCAAG TGCCTAATCATTGGAGGAGGCCCCTGTGGCCTGCGGACAGCCATCGAGCTCGCTTTGTTGGGAGCCAAAGTGGTGGTGATTGAGAAGAGAGACTCGTTCTCCAGGAACAACGTGCTGCACCTTTGGCCCTACACCATTCATGACCTGCGTGGCCTCGGGGCCAAAAAGTTCTACGGCAAATTCTGCGCAGGAGCCATAGACCACATCA GCATTCAGAAGCTGCAGTGCGTCCTCCTGAAGATCGCTCTGATTGTTGCAGTGGAGTTTCACATCAATGTGGAGTTTGTGAAGCTTTTGGAACCTCCAGAGGATCAGGAAAATGAAG GGCTCGGGTGGAGGGCTGCGATCCGACCTGCGGATCACCCTGTGGCTAACTTTGAGTTCGATGTTGTGGTGGGGGCTGACGGACGCAGGAATACTCTGGAAG gtTTCAAAAGGAAGGAGTTCAGGGGAAAGCTGGCGATAGCCATCACAGCCAACTTCATCAACAGGAACACCACTGCGGAGGCCAAAGTAGAAGAGATCAGCGGCGTGGCCTTCATCTTCAACCAGAAGTTTTTTCTTGACCTCAAAGAGGAGACAG GTATCGATCTGGAGAACATTGTGTACTACAGAGACAACACACATTACTTTGTCATGACTGCAAAGAAACAAAGCCTGCTGGACAAGGGAGTCGTCATCAAT GATTACGTAGACACCCAGATGCTGCTGAGCAGTGAAAATGTCAACCAGGAAGCTCTTCTTTGCTACGCCCGAGAGGCTGCTGACTTTGGCACCAACTACCAACTTCCCACGCTGGATTTTGCCATGAACCACTGCGGGCAGCCGGACGCAGCGATGTTTGACTTCACAAACATGTACGCCTCTGAGAATGCTGCTCTGGTCAGGGAGCGATTTGGACACAAGCTGCTGGTGGCTCTGGTTGGCGACAGCCTGCTCGAG CCCTTCTGGCCCATGGGGACCGGTTGTGCCAGAGGCTTCCTGGCTGCCTTTGACACGGCCTGGATGGTAAACAGCTGGGCTCAGGGTCGGACAGCGCTGGAAGTGCTGGCagagag GGAGAGTATTTACAGGCTACTTCCCCAGACAACACCTGAAAACATTGCCAAAAACTTTGATCAGTACACCATAGACCCTGGGACTCGATACCCCAACCTGAACTCCGCTTGTGTCAGGCCACACCAG GTGCGTCACCTGTTCATCAGCAAAGAGCTGAATCCCTGCTCTTTGGAGCGTGCTGCAACCATACGTCGCCCGGTCAATCTCTGCAGACAAA AGTCAGAGATCAGACCAGCGAGGCTGCTTACATGGTGCCAGAAACAGACGGAGGGCTATAGGAATGTGATGATAACGGACTTGACGTCTTCTTGGAAAAGCGGTATCGCTCTGTGCGCCCTCATCCACAGGTTCAAACCCCAGCTGAT AGATTTCTACTCCTTAAAAGAGGAAGACCACTCTATCAACCTCCAGCTGGCTTTTGACATCAGTGAGCGTGAATTTGGGATCAGATCATTCACATCTGTGAAGGAGCAGGGTGCCGATCAGGAGCTGGATAAGACCGAGATGATCACCTACCTGTCCAAGTTCTACGAGCTGCTGCGTGGCACACCTTTACCTGCCTCAG GTTCCAGAGATGTGGATGAAAACAATGAAGATTATCCATCCAAGGAAGTCCGAAGCAATAACAAAGGGCTCAACCTTGCTCTGCCCAGGAAACGGGTACCGAAG GATGAAGAGAAGTCAGACGGTGCAGATCCCATTTACAAAAGGAGACGGAAATTCTGCAGTTATCTGGAGGAG GCCACCAATTTGTCGAGTAATGGCCCCGCAGTGCAAGAGGAGGGAGGGCCCAAGGAAAACAGAGTACGCTCCATGGCTAATCAGTTGCTGGCCAAGTTTGAAAGCACACCAAACTACAGCGTCCGGAGGACACAg TTGGAGGACAGTATCAGTAAGGAAGCAGCACGCTTAGTGCGATTGCCTTCAAAGACTCGGCCCAAATCTCCCCTCCAGCCAGAATCCCAACATCCATTTTCACTAGTGAGGCTCAGACATGTTGATCGGACGCATACTGAGGCGAAGCCCGAGCCTCAGCCGGAGAGTGCAGACCCccctgcttcctcttctccctcctgccaATCAGCAATCCATTTCATGTCAAGAGTGCTCCGGCGCCTCAGGGAGGTGGACGAACACGTCTCTGAG AAAAAAGCTCAGACACAACAGGCTAGAGAGTTTCACTCAAAGAGTATAAAGGACAAAGCTGTTCACCTTAGTGGGTTGTTCTCATCAGAAAGCTCAGCTGCACTCGAG GGCAGCTCAGTCCGAAGGGCCTTCCCCCCCTCGGGTGACAAGTGTCACTCATGCGCGAGGCGTGTTTACATGGTGGAGAGGGTCTGCGCCGAGGGCCTCTACTTCCACAGGGAGTGTTTCcgctgctccacctgcagctcTGCCCTGCGACAGGGAGCACATGCTTTCGACTCGGAGCAGG GACAATTGTACTGCAAACTGCATTTTGATCAACGGAAAAATGGAACAAACCTACAGAGGACTTTTTCTCTGCGTTCA AATCGTTCCGGAGCGGGAGCTCAGGAGCGTTGTGTGGACGATGGACAGGGCTCGGAGTCCAGCGGCACGGCGGACCCGCCGAGTGGATCCTCAGCAGGTATCTTCAGCTCGTTCGTGAGGAAACAGCTGAGCAGGCCCCTGAGTGCGATTCGTGCCGTG
- the mical2a gene encoding F-actin-monooxygenase MICAL2 isoform X2 encodes MGKAEEETDNVGKLFEDFVQASTCKGALQAFNVLCRKLDIDPAENDTFYSSLKAKVTSWKAKALWSKLDKRTSHKEYKKGQACAGTKCLIIGGGPCGLRTAIELALLGAKVVVIEKRDSFSRNNVLHLWPYTIHDLRGLGAKKFYGKFCAGAIDHISIQKLQCVLLKIALIVAVEFHINVEFVKLLEPPEDQENEGLGWRAAIRPADHPVANFEFDVVVGADGRRNTLEGFKRKEFRGKLAIAITANFINRNTTAEAKVEEISGVAFIFNQKFFLDLKEETGIDLENIVYYRDNTHYFVMTAKKQSLLDKGVVINDYVDTQMLLSSENVNQEALLCYAREAADFGTNYQLPTLDFAMNHCGQPDAAMFDFTNMYASENAALVRERFGHKLLVALVGDSLLEPFWPMGTGCARGFLAAFDTAWMVNSWAQGRTALEVLAERESIYRLLPQTTPENIAKNFDQYTIDPGTRYPNLNSACVRPHQVRHLFISKELNPCSLERAATIRRPVNLCRQKSEIRPARLLTWCQKQTEGYRNVMITDLTSSWKSGIALCALIHRFKPQLIDFYSLKEEDHSINLQLAFDISEREFGIRSFTSVKEQGADQELDKTEMITYLSKFYELLRGTPLPASGSRDVDENNEDYPSKEVRSNNKGLNLALPRKRVPKDEEKSDGADPIYKRRRKFCSYLEEATNLSSNGPAVQEEGGPKENRVRSMANQLLAKFESTPNYSVRRTQLEDSISKEAARLVRLPSKTRPKSPLQPESQHPFSLVRLRHVDRTHTEAKPEPQPESADPPASSSPSCQSAIHFMSRVLRRLREVDEHVSEKKAQTQQAREFHSKSIKDKAVHLSGLFSSESSAALEGSSVRRAFPPSGDKCHSCARRVYMVERVCAEGLYFHRECFRCSTCSSALRQGAHAFDSEQGQLYCKLHFDQRKNGTNLQRTFSLRSNRSGAGAQERCVDDGQGSESSGTADPPSGSSAAETFYECEPA; translated from the exons ATGGGAAAGGCCGAGGAGGAGACGGATAACGTGGGGAAACTGTTTGAGGACTTTGTTCAGGCCTCGACCTGTAAGGGGGCCCTTCAGGCCTTCAACGTCCTCTGTAGGAAGCTGGACATCGATCCTGCGGAGAATGACACCTTCTACAGCAGTCTGAAGGCGAAGGTCACCTCCTGGAAGGCCAAAGCTCTGTGGAGTAAACTGGACAAGAGGACGTCCCACAAGGAGTACAAGAAAGGCCAAGCATGTGCGGGCACCAAG TGCCTAATCATTGGAGGAGGCCCCTGTGGCCTGCGGACAGCCATCGAGCTCGCTTTGTTGGGAGCCAAAGTGGTGGTGATTGAGAAGAGAGACTCGTTCTCCAGGAACAACGTGCTGCACCTTTGGCCCTACACCATTCATGACCTGCGTGGCCTCGGGGCCAAAAAGTTCTACGGCAAATTCTGCGCAGGAGCCATAGACCACATCA GCATTCAGAAGCTGCAGTGCGTCCTCCTGAAGATCGCTCTGATTGTTGCAGTGGAGTTTCACATCAATGTGGAGTTTGTGAAGCTTTTGGAACCTCCAGAGGATCAGGAAAATGAAG GGCTCGGGTGGAGGGCTGCGATCCGACCTGCGGATCACCCTGTGGCTAACTTTGAGTTCGATGTTGTGGTGGGGGCTGACGGACGCAGGAATACTCTGGAAG gtTTCAAAAGGAAGGAGTTCAGGGGAAAGCTGGCGATAGCCATCACAGCCAACTTCATCAACAGGAACACCACTGCGGAGGCCAAAGTAGAAGAGATCAGCGGCGTGGCCTTCATCTTCAACCAGAAGTTTTTTCTTGACCTCAAAGAGGAGACAG GTATCGATCTGGAGAACATTGTGTACTACAGAGACAACACACATTACTTTGTCATGACTGCAAAGAAACAAAGCCTGCTGGACAAGGGAGTCGTCATCAAT GATTACGTAGACACCCAGATGCTGCTGAGCAGTGAAAATGTCAACCAGGAAGCTCTTCTTTGCTACGCCCGAGAGGCTGCTGACTTTGGCACCAACTACCAACTTCCCACGCTGGATTTTGCCATGAACCACTGCGGGCAGCCGGACGCAGCGATGTTTGACTTCACAAACATGTACGCCTCTGAGAATGCTGCTCTGGTCAGGGAGCGATTTGGACACAAGCTGCTGGTGGCTCTGGTTGGCGACAGCCTGCTCGAG CCCTTCTGGCCCATGGGGACCGGTTGTGCCAGAGGCTTCCTGGCTGCCTTTGACACGGCCTGGATGGTAAACAGCTGGGCTCAGGGTCGGACAGCGCTGGAAGTGCTGGCagagag GGAGAGTATTTACAGGCTACTTCCCCAGACAACACCTGAAAACATTGCCAAAAACTTTGATCAGTACACCATAGACCCTGGGACTCGATACCCCAACCTGAACTCCGCTTGTGTCAGGCCACACCAG GTGCGTCACCTGTTCATCAGCAAAGAGCTGAATCCCTGCTCTTTGGAGCGTGCTGCAACCATACGTCGCCCGGTCAATCTCTGCAGACAAA AGTCAGAGATCAGACCAGCGAGGCTGCTTACATGGTGCCAGAAACAGACGGAGGGCTATAGGAATGTGATGATAACGGACTTGACGTCTTCTTGGAAAAGCGGTATCGCTCTGTGCGCCCTCATCCACAGGTTCAAACCCCAGCTGAT AGATTTCTACTCCTTAAAAGAGGAAGACCACTCTATCAACCTCCAGCTGGCTTTTGACATCAGTGAGCGTGAATTTGGGATCAGATCATTCACATCTGTGAAGGAGCAGGGTGCCGATCAGGAGCTGGATAAGACCGAGATGATCACCTACCTGTCCAAGTTCTACGAGCTGCTGCGTGGCACACCTTTACCTGCCTCAG GTTCCAGAGATGTGGATGAAAACAATGAAGATTATCCATCCAAGGAAGTCCGAAGCAATAACAAAGGGCTCAACCTTGCTCTGCCCAGGAAACGGGTACCGAAG GATGAAGAGAAGTCAGACGGTGCAGATCCCATTTACAAAAGGAGACGGAAATTCTGCAGTTATCTGGAGGAG GCCACCAATTTGTCGAGTAATGGCCCCGCAGTGCAAGAGGAGGGAGGGCCCAAGGAAAACAGAGTACGCTCCATGGCTAATCAGTTGCTGGCCAAGTTTGAAAGCACACCAAACTACAGCGTCCGGAGGACACAg TTGGAGGACAGTATCAGTAAGGAAGCAGCACGCTTAGTGCGATTGCCTTCAAAGACTCGGCCCAAATCTCCCCTCCAGCCAGAATCCCAACATCCATTTTCACTAGTGAGGCTCAGACATGTTGATCGGACGCATACTGAGGCGAAGCCCGAGCCTCAGCCGGAGAGTGCAGACCCccctgcttcctcttctccctcctgccaATCAGCAATCCATTTCATGTCAAGAGTGCTCCGGCGCCTCAGGGAGGTGGACGAACACGTCTCTGAG AAAAAAGCTCAGACACAACAGGCTAGAGAGTTTCACTCAAAGAGTATAAAGGACAAAGCTGTTCACCTTAGTGGGTTGTTCTCATCAGAAAGCTCAGCTGCACTCGAG GGCAGCTCAGTCCGAAGGGCCTTCCCCCCCTCGGGTGACAAGTGTCACTCATGCGCGAGGCGTGTTTACATGGTGGAGAGGGTCTGCGCCGAGGGCCTCTACTTCCACAGGGAGTGTTTCcgctgctccacctgcagctcTGCCCTGCGACAGGGAGCACATGCTTTCGACTCGGAGCAGG GACAATTGTACTGCAAACTGCATTTTGATCAACGGAAAAATGGAACAAACCTACAGAGGACTTTTTCTCTGCGTTCA AATCGTTCCGGAGCGGGAGCTCAGGAGCGTTGTGTGGACGATGGACAGGGCTCGGAGTCCAGCGGCACGGCGGACCCGCCGAGTGGATCCTCAGCAG
- the dkk3a gene encoding dickkopf-related protein 3a produces MMRLMMRLTPLVWALTAVCHGILPEIVNSGFPHILEDNSVPGQTELDRIAQVEQLPEDPLQKLEDALHQRYNASGSLSPHPNDLPPSHHNDSASDKVIDSEYDPSSVEPETNNTTTSVHSGDFGNNVDLKCLGDGDCVEGGYCHNNTRKCVPCKAIDMSCTKDNECCGEQLCVWGQCSLNATKGAAGSTCQHQTDCSTDLCCLFHKALLFPVCSAKPIERERCFGASNHLLELLSWDIQDEGPSKHCPCAGDLHCQHLGRGSMCLKGEDSSEEDQMDSLYSEIDYII; encoded by the exons atgATGCGGCTCATGATGCGTCTCACCCCGCTAGTTTGGGCTCTCACGGCAGTCTGCCATGGCATCCTCCCCGAGATAGTCAACTCAGGCTTCCCTCACATCCTCGAGGATAATTCCGTCCCGGGACAAACGGAGCTGGACCGCATCGCACAAGTGGAGCAACTGCCCGAGGATCCGCTGCAGAAGCTCGAGGATGCGTTACACCAA AGGTACAACGCCAGTGGCAGTCTTAGCCCTCATCCCAATGACCTTCCTCCGAGTCATCACAATGACAGCGCTTCTGATAAAGTTATTGATAGTGAATATGACCCTTCCTCAGTAGAGCCG GAGACCAACAACACTACCACATCTGTCCACTCTGGTGACTTTGGGAACAATGTTGATCTT AAATGCCTCGGTGATGGGGACTGTGTGGAGGGAGGTTATTGCCACAATAACACGCGCAAGTGTGTCCCTTGTAAAGCGATCGACATG tcCTGCACTAAGGATAATGAGTGCTGTGgtgaacagctgtgtgtgtggggtcagTGCAGCCTAAATGCAACAAAAGGAGCGGCTGGCAGCACTTGTCAACACCAGACTGATTGCAGCACGGACCTCTGCTGTCTTTTCCATAAAG cCCTGTTATTCCCCGTCTGCTCGGCCAAGCCCATCGAGCGTGAGCGCTGCTTTGGGGCCTCCAACCACCTGTTGGAGCTGTTGTCCTGGGACATCCAGGACGAGGGACCCAGCAAACATTGCCCCTGCGCAGGAGATCTGCACTGCCAGCACCTCGG TCGAGGGTCCATGTGCCTTAAAGGAGAGGACTCGAGTGAAGAGGACCAGATGGACAGTCTATACTCAGAGATAGACTATATCATCTAG
- the mical2a gene encoding F-actin-monooxygenase MICAL2 isoform X3, with the protein MGKAEEETDNVGKLFEDFVQASTCKGALQAFNVLCRKLDIDPAENDTFYSSLKAKVTSWKAKALWSKLDKRTSHKEYKKGQACAGTKCLIIGGGPCGLRTAIELALLGAKVVVIEKRDSFSRNNVLHLWPYTIHDLRGLGAKKFYGKFCAGAIDHISIQKLQCVLLKIALIVAVEFHINVEFVKLLEPPEDQENEGLGWRAAIRPADHPVANFEFDVVVGADGRRNTLEGFKRKEFRGKLAIAITANFINRNTTAEAKVEEISGVAFIFNQKFFLDLKEETGIDLENIVYYRDNTHYFVMTAKKQSLLDKGVVINDYVDTQMLLSSENVNQEALLCYAREAADFGTNYQLPTLDFAMNHCGQPDAAMFDFTNMYASENAALVRERFGHKLLVALVGDSLLEPFWPMGTGCARGFLAAFDTAWMVNSWAQGRTALEVLAERESIYRLLPQTTPENIAKNFDQYTIDPGTRYPNLNSACVRPHQVRHLFISKELNPCSLERAATIRRPVNLCRQKSEIRPARLLTWCQKQTEGYRNVMITDLTSSWKSGIALCALIHRFKPQLIDFYSLKEEDHSINLQLAFDISEREFGIRSFTSVKEQGADQELDKTEMITYLSKFYELLRGTPLPASGSRDVDENNEDYPSKEVRSNNKGLNLALPRKRVPKDEEKSDGADPIYKRRRKFCSYLEEATNLSSNGPAVQEEGGPKENRVRSMANQLLAKFESTPNYSVRRTQGSSVRRAFPPSGDKCHSCARRVYMVERVCAEGLYFHRECFRCSTCSSALRQGAHAFDSEQGQLYCKLHFDQRKNGTNLQRTFSLRSNRSGAGAQERCVDDGQGSESSGTADPPSGSSAGIFSSFVRKQLSRPLSAIRAVCNAPCYLSRRVRSAARALAGHLRHNGHDYAFLYELLSVGLPLLLVLHEVLLQMNTEAVPDGPSSLQPLLLLLQEHLGQRLI; encoded by the exons ATGGGAAAGGCCGAGGAGGAGACGGATAACGTGGGGAAACTGTTTGAGGACTTTGTTCAGGCCTCGACCTGTAAGGGGGCCCTTCAGGCCTTCAACGTCCTCTGTAGGAAGCTGGACATCGATCCTGCGGAGAATGACACCTTCTACAGCAGTCTGAAGGCGAAGGTCACCTCCTGGAAGGCCAAAGCTCTGTGGAGTAAACTGGACAAGAGGACGTCCCACAAGGAGTACAAGAAAGGCCAAGCATGTGCGGGCACCAAG TGCCTAATCATTGGAGGAGGCCCCTGTGGCCTGCGGACAGCCATCGAGCTCGCTTTGTTGGGAGCCAAAGTGGTGGTGATTGAGAAGAGAGACTCGTTCTCCAGGAACAACGTGCTGCACCTTTGGCCCTACACCATTCATGACCTGCGTGGCCTCGGGGCCAAAAAGTTCTACGGCAAATTCTGCGCAGGAGCCATAGACCACATCA GCATTCAGAAGCTGCAGTGCGTCCTCCTGAAGATCGCTCTGATTGTTGCAGTGGAGTTTCACATCAATGTGGAGTTTGTGAAGCTTTTGGAACCTCCAGAGGATCAGGAAAATGAAG GGCTCGGGTGGAGGGCTGCGATCCGACCTGCGGATCACCCTGTGGCTAACTTTGAGTTCGATGTTGTGGTGGGGGCTGACGGACGCAGGAATACTCTGGAAG gtTTCAAAAGGAAGGAGTTCAGGGGAAAGCTGGCGATAGCCATCACAGCCAACTTCATCAACAGGAACACCACTGCGGAGGCCAAAGTAGAAGAGATCAGCGGCGTGGCCTTCATCTTCAACCAGAAGTTTTTTCTTGACCTCAAAGAGGAGACAG GTATCGATCTGGAGAACATTGTGTACTACAGAGACAACACACATTACTTTGTCATGACTGCAAAGAAACAAAGCCTGCTGGACAAGGGAGTCGTCATCAAT GATTACGTAGACACCCAGATGCTGCTGAGCAGTGAAAATGTCAACCAGGAAGCTCTTCTTTGCTACGCCCGAGAGGCTGCTGACTTTGGCACCAACTACCAACTTCCCACGCTGGATTTTGCCATGAACCACTGCGGGCAGCCGGACGCAGCGATGTTTGACTTCACAAACATGTACGCCTCTGAGAATGCTGCTCTGGTCAGGGAGCGATTTGGACACAAGCTGCTGGTGGCTCTGGTTGGCGACAGCCTGCTCGAG CCCTTCTGGCCCATGGGGACCGGTTGTGCCAGAGGCTTCCTGGCTGCCTTTGACACGGCCTGGATGGTAAACAGCTGGGCTCAGGGTCGGACAGCGCTGGAAGTGCTGGCagagag GGAGAGTATTTACAGGCTACTTCCCCAGACAACACCTGAAAACATTGCCAAAAACTTTGATCAGTACACCATAGACCCTGGGACTCGATACCCCAACCTGAACTCCGCTTGTGTCAGGCCACACCAG GTGCGTCACCTGTTCATCAGCAAAGAGCTGAATCCCTGCTCTTTGGAGCGTGCTGCAACCATACGTCGCCCGGTCAATCTCTGCAGACAAA AGTCAGAGATCAGACCAGCGAGGCTGCTTACATGGTGCCAGAAACAGACGGAGGGCTATAGGAATGTGATGATAACGGACTTGACGTCTTCTTGGAAAAGCGGTATCGCTCTGTGCGCCCTCATCCACAGGTTCAAACCCCAGCTGAT AGATTTCTACTCCTTAAAAGAGGAAGACCACTCTATCAACCTCCAGCTGGCTTTTGACATCAGTGAGCGTGAATTTGGGATCAGATCATTCACATCTGTGAAGGAGCAGGGTGCCGATCAGGAGCTGGATAAGACCGAGATGATCACCTACCTGTCCAAGTTCTACGAGCTGCTGCGTGGCACACCTTTACCTGCCTCAG GTTCCAGAGATGTGGATGAAAACAATGAAGATTATCCATCCAAGGAAGTCCGAAGCAATAACAAAGGGCTCAACCTTGCTCTGCCCAGGAAACGGGTACCGAAG GATGAAGAGAAGTCAGACGGTGCAGATCCCATTTACAAAAGGAGACGGAAATTCTGCAGTTATCTGGAGGAG GCCACCAATTTGTCGAGTAATGGCCCCGCAGTGCAAGAGGAGGGAGGGCCCAAGGAAAACAGAGTACGCTCCATGGCTAATCAGTTGCTGGCCAAGTTTGAAAGCACACCAAACTACAGCGTCCGGAGGACACAg GGCAGCTCAGTCCGAAGGGCCTTCCCCCCCTCGGGTGACAAGTGTCACTCATGCGCGAGGCGTGTTTACATGGTGGAGAGGGTCTGCGCCGAGGGCCTCTACTTCCACAGGGAGTGTTTCcgctgctccacctgcagctcTGCCCTGCGACAGGGAGCACATGCTTTCGACTCGGAGCAGG GACAATTGTACTGCAAACTGCATTTTGATCAACGGAAAAATGGAACAAACCTACAGAGGACTTTTTCTCTGCGTTCA AATCGTTCCGGAGCGGGAGCTCAGGAGCGTTGTGTGGACGATGGACAGGGCTCGGAGTCCAGCGGCACGGCGGACCCGCCGAGTGGATCCTCAGCAGGTATCTTCAGCTCGTTCGTGAGGAAACAGCTGAGCAGGCCCCTGAGTGCGATTCGTGCCGTG